A single region of the Neodiprion pinetum isolate iyNeoPine1 chromosome 5, iyNeoPine1.2, whole genome shotgun sequence genome encodes:
- the LOC124219521 gene encoding macro domain-containing protein PG1779 isoform X1: MLPIKGLLKTRSLYLAKNFTPAALVQRLQRYSQQSSTTTGDIKMPFEVEKLKFLSMPSEEKRALYRKIANKNVVTLHQIPTWFEYWNSNKSCMKKSTWEEVGIVEHDLAKKVSLWTGDITSLEVDAIVNAANRSLRGGGGVDGAIHKMAGPTLKQESMTMAPCGVGEVRLTGAYALPANYVIHTVGPQDEEPNMLSKCYEQSLVLAQTHGFKSIAFPCISTGVYGFPQYKAAAVALGTVKKFLEDHDNVINRVIFCVFLDSDKTIYEELLQKFFALE, translated from the exons ATGCTCCCTATTAAA GGATTGTTGAAAACACGTTCATTGTACctggcaaaaaatttcacaccgGCAGCTCTAGTCCAGCGGTTACAACGTTATTCTCAACAATCGTCCACAACTACCGGTGATATCAAAATGCCATTTGAGGTTGAGAAAC TTAAATTCCTCTCAATGCCATCAGAGGAGAAGCGAGCATTGTacagaaaaattgcaaataagAATGTGGTTACATTACACCAAATTCCAACGTGGTTTGAATATTGGAACAGTAATAAGTCATGCATGAAGAAATCGACTTGGGAAGAAGTTGGAATAGTCGAACATGACTTggcaaaaaaagtttcactttGGACTGGAGATATCACTTCTCTTGAAGTTGATGCTATCGTGAATGCTGCCAATCGTTCTCTCCGGGGAGGGGGCGGAG TTGATGGAGCAATCCATAAAATGGCCGGTCCAACACTCAAGCAAGAATCTATGACAATGGCGCCCTGTGGGGTTGGAGAAGTTAGATTAACCGGCGCCTATGCTCTCCCAGCTAATT ACGTAATCCATACCGTCGGACCTCAGGATGAGGAACCAAATATGCTTAGTAAGTGTTACGAGCAGAGCCTTGTGCTGGCACAAACACATGGTTTTAAAAGTATTGCATTTCCTTGCATATCAACCGGCGTTTACGGATTCCCGCAATATAAAGCAGCTGCAGTCGCCCTGGGAACAGTAAAAAAGTTCCTAGAAGACCACGACAATGtt ATCAACCGGGTTATATTTTGTGTGTTTTTGGACTCAGATAAGACGATTTACGAAGAATTATTGCAGAAGTTCTTTGCATTGGAATAA
- the LOC124219521 gene encoding macro domain-containing protein PG1779 isoform X2: protein MPSEEKRALYRKIANKNVVTLHQIPTWFEYWNSNKSCMKKSTWEEVGIVEHDLAKKVSLWTGDITSLEVDAIVNAANRSLRGGGGVDGAIHKMAGPTLKQESMTMAPCGVGEVRLTGAYALPANYVIHTVGPQDEEPNMLSKCYEQSLVLAQTHGFKSIAFPCISTGVYGFPQYKAAAVALGTVKKFLEDHDNVINRVIFCVFLDSDKTIYEELLQKFFALE, encoded by the exons ATGCCATCAGAGGAGAAGCGAGCATTGTacagaaaaattgcaaataagAATGTGGTTACATTACACCAAATTCCAACGTGGTTTGAATATTGGAACAGTAATAAGTCATGCATGAAGAAATCGACTTGGGAAGAAGTTGGAATAGTCGAACATGACTTggcaaaaaaagtttcactttGGACTGGAGATATCACTTCTCTTGAAGTTGATGCTATCGTGAATGCTGCCAATCGTTCTCTCCGGGGAGGGGGCGGAG TTGATGGAGCAATCCATAAAATGGCCGGTCCAACACTCAAGCAAGAATCTATGACAATGGCGCCCTGTGGGGTTGGAGAAGTTAGATTAACCGGCGCCTATGCTCTCCCAGCTAATT ACGTAATCCATACCGTCGGACCTCAGGATGAGGAACCAAATATGCTTAGTAAGTGTTACGAGCAGAGCCTTGTGCTGGCACAAACACATGGTTTTAAAAGTATTGCATTTCCTTGCATATCAACCGGCGTTTACGGATTCCCGCAATATAAAGCAGCTGCAGTCGCCCTGGGAACAGTAAAAAAGTTCCTAGAAGACCACGACAATGtt ATCAACCGGGTTATATTTTGTGTGTTTTTGGACTCAGATAAGACGATTTACGAAGAATTATTGCAGAAGTTCTTTGCATTGGAATAA